Part of the Pseudorasbora parva isolate DD20220531a chromosome 13, ASM2467924v1, whole genome shotgun sequence genome is shown below.
aaagtaatctgattactcctttaaaatgtaacttggttactttacagattacttgattttaaaaggaACTAAGagtacaagttactttattagttacattcagccaTTTCTGACAGCAACCCTGCCGGCTAAACATAGAAATGACGACCGgttttgccaacactcactttattggaagtgtttttaatgtcaacaaGGTCTggacattttaagttgaaattaaaaaataagtcCTGAAACTCTCTCCCCGAGATGCAAGAAAGCaaaatttgtatatatttttttactgaggaaaattaataaaatagttACTTGGATAAGTCACTTAAATTTGATTACTGTTTTGGAAATGGTAGCGTTAGATTACTTGTTACTggaaaagtagtcagattagagtaacgcgttactggcaccACTGCTCTAGCTCAATGTTCAGCTGGTTTGTGTTGTTTCAGATCATCTCATCATGTCCGGTCGCGGTAAGAAGCTCGTCGCTGCAGAGAAAGCCAAGACGTCGGTGTCGCGCTCCTCCCGCGCGGGCCTTCAGTTCCCGGTGGGCCGCATCGCGCGCCTCCTGCGGAAGGGGAACTTCGCGCCGCGCATCGGCTCCGGAGCGGCCGTGTATCTGACGGCGGTCATCGAGTACCTGTGCGCGGAGGTGCTGGAGCTGGCGGGCAACGCGAGCCGCGACAACAAGAAGCTCCGCATCGCGCCGCGTCACATCCAGCTGGCGGTGCGGAACGACGAGGAGCTGAATGTGTTGCTGGGCGGCGTCACGATCTCCGAGGGCGGCGTGCTGCCCAACATCCAGGCGCAGCTGCTGCCCAAAAAGACCAAAGCAGCCCGAGAGCCCAACGCCAGCAAAGAGGCGCAGTCGCAGGACTTCTGACCGCTAGCGCGGGTTTTTAGCACTTTTTAATGTCCATGGTATTAATAAAGATTCTTTTTTAAAATTGAATATCTGTCTGTTTTTGGTTCTttcattaaagcagcactaggtaacttttcaaccttcataatatattttcaagactcttgtgatgatacatcgacttacaataggttgaatgacacgtctgccatagcctgatggggtctgtatcgtttttaatcgtacttttaaacttcgggtttcgggtagtaacccgagaacaaaaagaactacaaaattcgactgctttacggcatatacgtcacttccaccaacacacacacttccttacattcggacatgcgagcccaactttgtttgtCGGATAATAAAGTGATGTcagaagcagcacagacaaataagaaagagaaggttttgttggaggaaagcaataagaggaaacgagagagtgctgtgattaaaggcaggacgaggatcaacatgtgaccagcgtttgctcgtcggcgtgagctgaaggaggcgtgcccgaccgatgctgtcctgcttgttatggtgattaccgaccactcaaacattgaactgaagtatcatatagattctgtaaaacacTAACCAATAGAccactataatgacgctggcttgtaaacgtgagcatcgtgattatttggcgtttgaaaaaaataaaacccatgaaattatattcatatgacatgctgaaacatatgccactgactgtaacgttacctgggatgaagacatttcacacgcgccgccagaagaacacctgcatgtgaactcctcctgcagtgttcaggggaactgttaatgctgcaccgacccgcggggcgcttttatgaagttatttggcccgcaccgcaccactggatatatttttacaacccgccgcgcacccgcgaccattaaatagacatacggggtccgcgggttatgagacgacccgcgcatcactagttcagggctatcagggctgtcatgtcaacaaatgcacgcgcgatggcatcgcCTGTTGTAGGacgacagatcttacgacagtagttgaggacattattttttc
Proteins encoded:
- the h2af1al gene encoding H2A histone family member 1a like isoform X2, which produces MSGRGKKLVAAEKAKTSVSRSSRAGLQFPVGRIARLLRKGNFAPRIGSGAAVYLTAVIEYLCAEVLELAGNASRDNKKLRIAPRHIQLAVRNDEELNALLGGVTISEGGVLPNIQAQLLPKKTKAARGVVSDHLIMSGRGKKLVAAEKAKTSVSRSSRAGLQFPVGRIARLLRKGNFAPRIGSGAAVYLTAVIEYLCAEVLELAGNASRDNKKLRIAPRHIQLAVRNDEELNVLLGGVTISEGGVLPNIQAQLLPKKTKAAREPNASKEAQSQDF
- the h2af1al gene encoding H2A histone family member 1a like isoform X1, yielding MSGRGKKLVAAEKAKTSVSRSSRAGLQFPVGRIARLLRKGNFAPRIGSGAAVYLTAVIEYLCAEVLELAGNASRDNKKLRIAPRHIQLAVRNDEELNVLLGGVTISEGGVLPNIQAQLLPKKTKAAREPNASKEAQSQDF